Proteins encoded together in one Miscanthus floridulus cultivar M001 chromosome 16, ASM1932011v1, whole genome shotgun sequence window:
- the LOC136513199 gene encoding large ribosomal subunit protein uL1c-like, translating into MATSAAATASTSLLAPAASSTAPAASPNALFFPSSVPSLRAYPRLLLAFRCPAAAAQGAVLEEEEAEADQRGQYDDDDDGYEGGRGPAFTAPTRPRTGKAALPLRRDRTRSKRFLEIQKLRESKKDYDVPTAISLMKQMSSAKFVESAEAHFRMNLDPKYNDQQLRATVNLPKGTGQSVKIAVLTQGEKIDEARAAGADIVGGEDLIEQIKGGFMEFDKLIASPDMMPKVAGLGKILGPRGLMPNPKAGTVSPNITQAIEEFKKGKVEYRVDKSGIVHIPFGKVDFPEEDLIANFMAVVRSVERNKPSGAKGIYWKTAYLCSSMGPSIKLNIKEMLDYGLDSSD; encoded by the exons ATGGCCACATCCGCTGCGGCCACCGCCTCCACCTCCCTCCTCGCGCCGGCGGCCAGCAGCACGGCGCCGGCTGCCTCGCCCAACGCGCTGTTCTTCCCCTCCTCCGTGCCGTCGCTGCGCGCCTACCCGCGGCTCCTCCTCGCGTTCCGCTGCCCCGCCGCGGCCGCCCAGGGCGCCGTGCTCGAAgaagaagaggcagaggccgaCCAGCGGGGCcagtacgacgacgacgacgacgggtaCGAGGGCGGGCGCGGCCCCGCGTTCACGGCCCCCACGCGGCCGCGCACCGGCAAGGCCGCACTACCGCTCAGGCGCGACCGC ACGAGGTCGAAGAGGTTCCTCGAGATCCAGAAGCTGAGGGAGAGCAAGAAGGACTACGACGTGCCCACCGCCATCTCGCTGATGAAGCAGATGTCCAGCGCCAAGTTTGTCGAGTCGGCGGAGGCGCACTTCCGCATGAACCTCGACCCGAAGTACAATGACCAGCAGCTCCGGGCCACG GTGAATTTGCCCAAGGGAACAGGCCAGTCGGTGAAGATTGCGGTTCTCACACAAG gtgagaagatagatgaagctagAGCTGCAGGAGCTGATATCGTAGGTGGAGAAGATTTGATTGAACAAATAAAAGGAGGATTTATGGAGTTTGACAAATTGATTGCATCACCTGATATGATGCCTAAG GTTGCTGGCTTGGGTAAGATTCTAGGACCAAGAGGGCTGATGCCTAACCCCAAAGCTGGCACTGTTTCTCCAAACATTACTCAG GCTATCGAAGAGTTCAAGAAAGGGAAGGTTGAATACAGAGTTGATAAATCAGGAATTGTCCATATTCCCTTTGGCAAGGTTGACTTTCCGGAGGAAGATCTCATTGCAAACTTCATGGCTGTTGTT CGCTCTGTTGAGAGGAACAAGCCATCTGGTGCTAAGGGGATATACTGGAAAACGGCGTACTTGTGCTCATCCATGGGACCTTCTATCAAGCTAAACATAAAAGAAATGCTTGACTATGGTTTGGACTCATCTGACTAG